The genomic region CCGCCCGGGTCAGCCGGGTCCGGGTGGAAACCGGCCGGTGTGCCGTGTACCCGCTGGGTCTCGGCGTCCGGGTCCTGGGGGCCTAGGCCCGGTGACTGCATGAGATCCTCCTGTGCCGCGCGAAGGCGCCCCCGGCGTCGCGCCCCGTCCCTGCCCGCCAGCGGTCGGGGCAGCCCTGTGTTGGCCGGTCCCCTCGCTCCGCCCGCGCCCACCGCGGCTGGGACAGGATAAACCGCGACTTCCGCCCCAGATCGGGCCCGCTGCTGATGGTAGGGCCTTTGCTGCTGGAACGAAGGGGGGGTCGCCTTCTCGACAGGCCCACGGGGTCGGGTCGCCCCCTCCCGCCCTCGTGGAGGCGATCGCCGGCGGCGGTCCGCCCGACCGCGGGACTCACGCCGGTTCACGTGGGCCGGCCGGGGTGGACCGGTGGTGCCGGTGCAGTCCCCCGGCGCTGTGGATGGGATCAGGCGGCGTAACGGATGACGATGTCGTCCACGATCGATTCCAGGAACGGCCGGTCGACAGTCTCGCCGGTGAGGAGCACACGCTGCAGGATGATGGCGGTGCCGATCTCCATGAGTATCGCGTGATCGATGTCCGGGCGGAGTTCCCCGCGGGCGATCGCGTGCTCGACGATGGCGTGGGAACTCGCCTCGCGTTGTGTCCAGAGCCCGCCACGCAGCGCGTTTCGCAGATCGGGATTGCGGGGCATCTCCGAGATCAGTTCGGCGATGATCCGCCCGCGGCCGCCCCGGATGGCCTCGTGAAAGGAAGTCAGGAACTCGACGATGTCGAGGCGCAGTGAACCCGTGTCGGGAGTCGGCATGCGTTCCTCGGCGAAGGCGTTGATCGCGTCCATCACCATCGCCAGTTTCGACGGCCAGCGGCGATAGATCGTGGCCTTGCCGGCGCGGGCGCGGGCGGCCACCCGGTCCATCGTCACGCCGTCGTAACCGAGTTCGGCGAGCAGGTCCAGGGTGGCCGATCGGATCGCGTGGTCCCGGCTCTCGTCGCGAGGCCGGCCGCCCGGGCGCGGCGACGCGAGCGAGGACTGGGTCACGGCATGTTCTCCCGACGGCTGCGGGGCGGCCGGCGCCTGCCGCGTGCGTTCCGAGAGTCGAACAGTGACGCATGGTAGATGACCGCGAACGCGCAGCACCGGTTGGGCCCGCAGAGCGTAACTCACCAGGGATGCTTCGAGTACGGGTTGGCACGTGCGCGGATGGAGCTTCCCGGTGTCCGGACGGGACCAGACGTGCCCTTCAGTCGGGCGGCCGGCCTGCGACGTACAACCATTCGTGGTACCCACCGGACGTGCGGTGGGACGCGTCGAGGCCGAAGCGGCGGGTCCGGATTGGGGTGCCCATCGGTGGGCCGTCCCGAGCCGAGCCGGGAGCTCCGAGCCGAGCCGGGATTGTCCCGCCGCGGCCACGCCCGCCGGGCGGTAGGGCCTACAGGCATGATCAACTCTGGTGGGCGATGCCAGCTGACGGACCGCCCGTGCGGCATCGCGGTCCTGGATGGTGACGCACGGCAGTCGCCTCGGAGCAGGCCGGCTACCGGGGTGGGACGGCGGTCAGAGCCGGCCGGCGTGCTCCGGGATCGGACGGTGGTTCTCCTGGTCGGCGCCGGTGTTCACGACGGCCTTGGGGTGGTCGGGGTGTAGGAACACCCACTTCTTGTACGCCCAGAAGCGGAACACCGTGCCCAGGCCGGTGCCGATGACGTTGCCGAACAGGTTGAAGGCGAGCACGCCTCGCAGGTCCAGCACGTACCGGGCGAACCCGAGGCAGCCGAGCGCGATCAGCAGTCCGACGGTATTCAGGATCACGAAGAGGGTGTACTCGCGGCGCAGACCGGTCCGGGCGCGGTGGTTGAAAGACCACTGCCGGTTTCCGATGTACGAAAAGGTGGCCGCAACCACCGTGGAGACGGTCTTCGCGCTGAGTGGACCCATTCCGAGGAGCGTGTGACACAGGTTCGAAACCAGGAAGTCGATGGCATAGCAGACGCCGCCGACCAGCCCGAACTTGCCCATCTCGTGGATGAGTACCTGCATCGGCGAGCGTGACTGCCGGTGCCTCACCACACGCGACCTCGTTCGATTCTTACCACCCGAGGAGAGTACCGGCTGCCTCCCCCTGGGTTCGGGGCCACCCCCTCGGACGGGGTTGGCCCGGCGACCCTCGCCGGGACCGGGGCCGGGACCTCGACTGCGAGCGGTGACCGAAAACTTACCGAGGTGTGGTGGGGGCACTGAGGAGGTGTTCCCCGTCCTACGATGAGTGATGCGACCGTCTCGCTGCGACCGGCAACGTGAGTGGCGCAACCTAGCCGAATGTGGGGAACATCGACGAAGGTGGGTAGGTGGCCGGCATCCTGACAACACGGCAGTTGACAACACGGCAGTTGACAGCACGGGAGCACGGTCACCATCGATCGGGAGGATGGACCACCATGATCTCCTTCACCAGTCGGTCGCGCGGCTGATGACGACGTCGACCGAGTACCAGAGCCCAGCCGAGGCGGCCGAGGCGGCCGCCGACGCGCACGCCGACCGGGTCCGTCCGGCGGGACCGGTGGGCGGCACGGCCACCGTGACGGAGCTGCTGCTGACCCACGCGGCCGGGAATCCGGCCCGGCGCCAGGAGGCCGGGCTGCCCGCCTCCCCGGCAGCGCGTCCGCGCCTGGGCGTCGCGGTCGTCGCGTGCATGGATGCCCGGATCAACGTCGAGTCGCTGTTCGGCCTGACCGAGGGGGACGCGCACATCCTGCGCAACGCCGGCGGCGTCATCACCACGGACGTCGTGCGCTCGCTCGCGGTCAGCCAGAACGTGCTTGGCACCACGGAGATCATCCTCCTGCACCACACCGGGTGCGGCCTGGAGAAGATCACCGACGACGGCTTCCGGGACCAGTTGGAGCGGGACACCGGCGTGCGTCCCGAGTGGTCGGTCCAGGCGTTCGCCAACGTGGAGGACGACGTGCGCCTTTCGCTGCGCATCCTGCGCTCCTCGCCGTTCCTGCAGTCCACGACCTCGGTGCGCGGCTTCGTCTACCAGGTCGAGACGGGTGGGCTGGTGGAGGTCCCGGCCTGACCGCGCGGCGCGAGGTGATCGGTCACGGTCATCGTGGCGGCCGGCCCAGGGCCCGGTAGGTCCAGCCGGCTGCCCGCCACCGATGCGGATCGAGGGCGCCGCGCCCGTCGATGACGACGGGTCGCGCGACGTGTGGTCGCAGCACGGCCGGATCGAGCTCCCGGAACTCGTGCCACTCGGTGAGCACGAGCACGACCTCGGCACCGGCCACCGCGCCGACCACCGAGTCGGCGAAGCACAGGTTCGGGTGACAGGCCCGCCCGTTCTCCACCGCGGCCGGATCGTAGACCGACACGTGGGCTCCGGCCCGGCGCAGCGCCTCGGCCACCTCCAGGGCGGGCGAGTCGCGGATGTCGTCGGAGTTGGGTTTGAACGCGGCGCCGAGCACCCCCACCGTCCGGTTCGCCGGCGAGTCGCCCAGGACCTCCCGGGTCAGCGCCACCGCGCGTGCCCGCGCCCGGATGTTGACGGCGTCGACCTCGCCGAGGAATGCCAGGGCCCGGCCGACGCCCAGCTCGTCCGCGTGGGCCTGGAACGCCCGGATGTCCTTGGGCAGACAGCCGCCACCGAATCCGATGCCGGCCTGCAGGAAGCGGTGCCCGATCCGGGCGTCGTGCGCCAGTGCACCGGCCAGTTCGACGACATCGCCGCCGGTCGCCTCGCACACCTCGGCCATGGCGTTGATGAAGGAGATCTTGGTGGCGAGGAAGGCGTTCGCGGCGACCTTGACAAGCTCGGCGGTGGTGAGGTCGGTGACGACGACCGGGACATCGTCGCCGATCATCTGGGCGTAGACCGCTCGCAACCGTCGCTCCGCCATGCCCCGTGGGGCGACCCCGAAGACCAGCCGGTCCGGCCGTAGGGTGTCGTCGACGGCGAAGCCCTCCCGGAGGAACTCGGGATTCCAGGCGAGCTCGGCGCCGGGCGCGCCGGCCGCGAGCCTCGCCGCGAGGCGGGTGGCCGTTCCCGCGGGCACCGTCGACTTGCCGACCACGAGGTCGTCCGGACCGAGCCCCGCGGTGATCAGGCCGCTCACCGCCGCGTCGACGTGGCGCAGGTCCGCCGCGCCGCTGTCGGGCCGCTGGGGCGTGCCGACGCAGACGAAGTGCACGTCGGCCCGCTCGACCGCCTCGGCCAGCGAACCCGTGAACGTGAGCCGGCCGGCCTCGAGGTTCTTGCGCAGCAGCGCCTCGAGACCCGGCTCGTAGAACGGCACCTCCCCGGCGGACAACCGCCGGACCCGGCGGGTGTCGATGTCGACGCCGATGACGTCGAAGCCCAGCTCGGCCATGCACACGGCGTGGGTCGCACCGAGGTAACCCGTGCCGATGACGCTGATCCGCGGATCAGTGGACCTGCTCACGATCGGCACCTCCGCTGCGCAGGGGATCGGCGTGGATCCCCTGCGCCCCGCTGTCGCGCACCGGGAGCCACCGGCTGGCGAGAGTAGTCACTACCCTGCGGTGTCGGCGGCCACGTCGGCCCGAGCGGGCATCACCCGAGGTGGGGGAGCTGGAGTGTCCGCACGCCCGGGCCCGTGGGTGGGTTGGCCTCGGCGCCGGCCCCGTCCCCGGCGCCGGCCGCCCCCGGTCCGCCGATCGAGGCTGGTGCGGCGGCGATGGCGGTGATCCGCTCGCTGTCGATCCGACGGGTGAGCGCCGCGGGGTCGAGGTGGCGGCAGAGCACCATCGACGCGCCCGCCACCAGCGGGGCGAGCAGCCCGCCGAGGAGCCCCTCGGCCGTGGCCGGCGGCGCGGTGGACAGGACCCGGTCGGCGGGACCGAGTCCCCAGGCCGTCGCGACCCGCGCGCCGGCCCGCAGCAGTTCGGCCTGCTCCGGTGGGGGCGGCGGCGGAGCGAACCGGTCGCCGTGCGGGGGAACCTCGGCGGAGTAGTCCAGCACGCCGGGGACGGGTCGTAGCATCCGGCCGCCCAGCGGGCGCAGCGACAGGGCCACCGTCTCGTCGACCACCAGGCCTGCGGTCGCGTCGAGCCGGTCCTCGGCTACGAACAACGCGCCGAGGCGGGTCGCCGGTGGCAGCGACGCGTCCGCGGCCAGGGCACGCGCGCCGGCGTCGGCGAGGACGACCTCCAGCCCCGCCAGCCAGCCGGCGAGCGGGATGACCAGGCCCAACCAGTGGGTCGGCAGGTCGACGCCGATGCGGTCGCCGGCACCGAGGCCGAGGGTGTCGACGAGCATGTTCGCGGTCTTGGCGATCCAGTTGTCCAGGGTGATGGCGGAGAACTCCACCCGCTCGCCGGTCGCGTCGTCGTAGAAGGTCACCAGCGGCCGGGCCGGGTCGGTGGCGAGCCGATGGGCGAGCAGTCCGGCGATGCCCCGCACTCCCGCGGGAACGTCTCCGTCCGGCGTGCCGGCCGCGCCCGCCGATCCCAGCAGTCGGGCCGCGGGCACCAGCCGCGGTGGCGCCCCGGTCACGGCGTGCAGGAGGTGTTGACGGGCGCCGGCGTGGCCGTGCCGACCGTGCCGCTGCCCGTCGTCGTCGGGACGGCACCCGTCCCCACCGAGCCCGGAGCAGCCGGCGTGGCTGCCGCCAGCCCGGCGAACGCGGTGCCGAGGACGACGACGAGTCCGTCCCCGACCCGGGCGGGGTCCTCGACGGGCAGGGCGCCGGGCAGCCGGGCGGCCAGGGTGCGTGCCGCGGCCTGGTGGCCCGGAGGGTAGTGAATCTCGGTCGGTTCCTGACCGGTCGTCGTCGCCGTCGTCATCGCTCCAGTGAATCCGAGCGACCGCAGTGCGTCGACTGTGGCGGCGGCGAGCCCCGTCCGCCCCGAGGCGTTGCGGACGGCGGCGACGCTGACATCGGCGGGTCCGACGCTGACACCGGCGGGTCCGACGCTGACACCGGCGGAGCCGACGCTGACATCGGCGGGTCGGACGCCGATGTCGGCGGGGCTGATGGTGGTCCCTGCGGGGCCGGCGGCGGTCCCGGCTGGTTCGGGGGGCGGCGCCGTGGCCGGCCGGGTCGTACCCGCGGGCCGCAGCGGCGCCAGCACCTGGGCGAGGCCGGCCTGATCGGCGACCAGCACGGCGCCGTGTGGTGGGACGGTCCCCATCCCGTCGACGGCGCCGTCGGCCGGCAGGGCCACCCGGGTGGGGACCGTGACGAAGCGGACCCCGCCGGAGCTCAGCCCGCTGGCTCGCTTCGCGAGGGTGAGCAGAGCGGTCTGGTCGAGTCCCGCGTCCACCCTGAGCGCCCCGCCGACCGCGCCGAGCAGGGCGGTGATCTTCGCCGGGTTGGTGAGCACGCCCGCGCCGGTCGCCGTCGCCAGGAGCTTGGCGAGGAACTGCTGCTGGCGCAGGACTCGCAGCCGTTCGTCGCCGAGGGCGTAGCGGGTGCGGACGAAGGCGAGCGCCTGCTCGCCGTTCAGACGGTTCTCCCCGAGATGACCGTTCCAGCCGGACATCGCGTCATGCAGGTTGCGGGTGCTTCCGTCGGGCAACGGCGTCACGCAGACGGTGACGCCGCCCACCGCGTCGGTCATCGTGCGGAACCCGGCGAGATTGATCGAGATCGTGTGATCGATCTTCAGGCCGGTCAGCGACTCCAACGTGGTGACCAGGCCGGGCACGTCGGCGAGCTGGAGCACCTCGGTCAGCTTCGCTCGACCGTCCCGGGCCTCGGCCCGTTCGGGGGGCACGACGGGCACGAGCATGTCGCGGGGGAAGGACAGCAGGGTCGCGGAGCCGTCCCTGGCGAAATGGGCGATGATCGTCGTGTCCGACCGCACCCCGTCGACGACGCCGTACTCCCCGTCGGTGCCCTCCCGGCTGTCGTCGCCGAGCAGCAGGATGTTCTCCTCGCCGGCCGCGCCCGCCGGCCGGGCGCCGTCGATGTTCCAGTTGACCCGGGTGATGGCGCCGTCGAAGTGCCGGTAGGCGGCCCAGCCGAGCGAGCTCAGTGCCAGGACGAGCACGGACAGCAGCCCGGTCACGGTAAGCGACAGCCGGCGCAGGAACGAGCGGTGCCGGCGCGGGCGGCGGGGATCGAGCTCGGGTGGCAGCGGCAGTGGCCGTTGGCGTGCGGGCCGCCCGCGCGGGCTGCTCGGGCGGTACAGCCCAGCCGGCC from Frankia alni ACN14a harbors:
- a CDS encoding TetR/AcrR family transcriptional regulator, which translates into the protein MSYALRAQPVLRVRGHLPCVTVRLSERTRQAPAAPQPSGEHAVTQSSLASPRPGGRPRDESRDHAIRSATLDLLAELGYDGVTMDRVAARARAGKATIYRRWPSKLAMVMDAINAFAEERMPTPDTGSLRLDIVEFLTSFHEAIRGGRGRIIAELISEMPRNPDLRNALRGGLWTQREASSHAIVEHAIARGELRPDIDHAILMEIGTAIILQRVLLTGETVDRPFLESIVDDIVIRYAA
- a CDS encoding GtrA family protein — its product is MQVLIHEMGKFGLVGGVCYAIDFLVSNLCHTLLGMGPLSAKTVSTVVAATFSYIGNRQWSFNHRARTGLRREYTLFVILNTVGLLIALGCLGFARYVLDLRGVLAFNLFGNVIGTGLGTVFRFWAYKKWVFLHPDHPKAVVNTGADQENHRPIPEHAGRL
- a CDS encoding beta-class carbonic anhydrase, translating into MDHHDLLHQSVARLMTTSTEYQSPAEAAEAAADAHADRVRPAGPVGGTATVTELLLTHAAGNPARRQEAGLPASPAARPRLGVAVVACMDARINVESLFGLTEGDAHILRNAGGVITTDVVRSLAVSQNVLGTTEIILLHHTGCGLEKITDDGFRDQLERDTGVRPEWSVQAFANVEDDVRLSLRILRSSPFLQSTTSVRGFVYQVETGGLVEVPA
- a CDS encoding UDP-glucose dehydrogenase family protein — encoded protein: MPIVSRSTDPRISVIGTGYLGATHAVCMAELGFDVIGVDIDTRRVRRLSAGEVPFYEPGLEALLRKNLEAGRLTFTGSLAEAVERADVHFVCVGTPQRPDSGAADLRHVDAAVSGLITAGLGPDDLVVGKSTVPAGTATRLAARLAAGAPGAELAWNPEFLREGFAVDDTLRPDRLVFGVAPRGMAERRLRAVYAQMIGDDVPVVVTDLTTAELVKVAANAFLATKISFINAMAEVCEATGGDVVELAGALAHDARIGHRFLQAGIGFGGGCLPKDIRAFQAHADELGVGRALAFLGEVDAVNIRARARAVALTREVLGDSPANRTVGVLGAAFKPNSDDIRDSPALEVAEALRRAGAHVSVYDPAAVENGRACHPNLCFADSVVGAVAGAEVVLVLTEWHEFRELDPAVLRPHVARPVVIDGRGALDPHRWRAAGWTYRALGRPPR
- a CDS encoding TIGR03089 family protein; the protein is MTGAPPRLVPAARLLGSAGAAGTPDGDVPAGVRGIAGLLAHRLATDPARPLVTFYDDATGERVEFSAITLDNWIAKTANMLVDTLGLGAGDRIGVDLPTHWLGLVIPLAGWLAGLEVVLADAGARALAADASLPPATRLGALFVAEDRLDATAGLVVDETVALSLRPLGGRMLRPVPGVLDYSAEVPPHGDRFAPPPPPPEQAELLRAGARVATAWGLGPADRVLSTAPPATAEGLLGGLLAPLVAGASMVLCRHLDPAALTRRIDSERITAIAAAPASIGGPGAAGAGDGAGAEANPPTGPGVRTLQLPHLG
- a CDS encoding LCP family protein; this encodes MTGLLSVLVLALSSLGWAAYRHFDGAITRVNWNIDGARPAGAAGEENILLLGDDSREGTDGEYGVVDGVRSDTTIIAHFARDGSATLLSFPRDMLVPVVPPERAEARDGRAKLTEVLQLADVPGLVTTLESLTGLKIDHTISINLAGFRTMTDAVGGVTVCVTPLPDGSTRNLHDAMSGWNGHLGENRLNGEQALAFVRTRYALGDERLRVLRQQQFLAKLLATATGAGVLTNPAKITALLGAVGGALRVDAGLDQTALLTLAKRASGLSSGGVRFVTVPTRVALPADGAVDGMGTVPPHGAVLVADQAGLAQVLAPLRPAGTTRPATAPPPEPAGTAAGPAGTTISPADIGVRPADVSVGSAGVSVGPAGVSVGPADVSVAAVRNASGRTGLAAATVDALRSLGFTGAMTTATTTGQEPTEIHYPPGHQAAARTLAARLPGALPVEDPARVGDGLVVVLGTAFAGLAAATPAAPGSVGTGAVPTTTGSGTVGTATPAPVNTSCTP